The following is a genomic window from Serratia ficaria.
GCTTTGGTCGCGTCTTTGGCAACTTTGAGTACGATGGTGTTGCTTTTTTCCATCGCAGCGGATGCTTTTTCAGATACGTGCGGTGCACGCAGCACTTTCAGCAAACGTTCTTCACGGATCATGCCAGCATCTCCTCAACTTGCTTCACAGCATCAGCAGTCATAACCACTTTGTCGAAGGCGATCAGGCTAACCGGATCGATACCTGCTACATCGCGCACGTCAACCTTGTACAGGTTGCGAGCTGCCAGGAACAGATTCTCATCCAGTTCACCGGTCACGATCAGCACGTCTTCCAGAGCCATATCTTTCAGTTTCTGTGCCAGCAGCTTAGTTTTAGGCGCTTCTACAGAGAACTTCTCGACAACGATCAGACGATCTTGACGTACCAGTTCGGACAGGATGCTTTTCAGCGCGCCGCGGTACATCTTTTTGTTTACTTTCTGACTGTGGTCCTGTGGCTTGGCAGCGAAGGTCACACCACCGGAACGCCAGATCGGGCTCTTTACAGAACCTGAACGCGCACGGCCGGTACCTTTCTGACGCCATGGCTTTTTGCCGGAACCAGTCACTTCAGCACGGGTCTTCTGAGCACGGGTACCTTGACGGGCACCTGCTGCATAAGCAACAACAACCTGGTGTACCAGCGCTTCGTTGAAATCACGACCGAAGGTAGTTTCGGAAACAGTCAGCGCGCTTTGCG
Proteins encoded in this region:
- the rplD gene encoding 50S ribosomal protein L4; this encodes MELVLKDAQSALTVSETTFGRDFNEALVHQVVVAYAAGARQGTRAQKTRAEVTGSGKKPWRQKGTGRARSGSVKSPIWRSGGVTFAAKPQDHSQKVNKKMYRGALKSILSELVRQDRLIVVEKFSVEAPKTKLLAQKLKDMALEDVLIVTGELDENLFLAARNLYKVDVRDVAGIDPVSLIAFDKVVMTADAVKQVEEMLA